A single region of the Brachypodium distachyon strain Bd21 chromosome 3, Brachypodium_distachyon_v3.0, whole genome shotgun sequence genome encodes:
- the LOC100822766 gene encoding SWR1 complex subunit 2, which produces MADEEEPPVLLDRAARTTRGKRITKLVEEEVEQDEVFWGQEALKEDEEDDNYQEEQDAGDEFDSDFGEDEPEPDDDPEREAREERLPIKKRLVFPGKTMKKMKASKKKKKVVIKLEDEGVIDNDSGKATASKRSDAPDEWESEKTVRKSTRTSVIVRQAEREAIRAEKQATAKPVKKRKEGEEKRMTQEEMLLEAAETEIMNMRNLERVLAREEEVKKKAVVQKAVYGGPTVRFYSRDGESHLEFVNGASFGSELCTTSTPYPEKSVCAITGLPAKYRDPKTGLPYATMAAFKTIRERYLKEEPDKKRPNMSNMGELFESVSSENSTPKKRRIEARSPLSGDLRHGGRFRRKPALDMMDED; this is translated from the exons atggccgacgaggaggagccgcCCGTCCTGCTCGACCGTGCCGCGCGAACCACCCGAGGAAAGAG GATAACGAAgctcgtcgaggaggaggtcgagcaAGACGAGGTCTTCTGGGGCCAAGAAGCCCTCAAGGAG gacgaggaggatgATAACTACCAGGAGGAGCAGGATGCTGGTGACGAATTCGACAGTGATTTCGGTGAAGAT GAACCTGAGCCTGACGACGACCCAGAGAGGGAAGCACGTGAGGAAAG ATTACCTATTAAGAAGCGGTTGGTTTTCCCTGGGAAGACCATGAAAAAGATGAAAgccagcaagaagaagaagaaggtcgtCATCAAACTTGAAGACGAAGGTGTAATCGACAATGATTCTGGTAAAGCGACCGCTTCCAAACGATCGGACGCTCCTGATGAATGGGAGTCTGAGAAGACGGTCAGGAAATCGACCAGAACGTCCGTCATTGTCAGACAAGCTGAAAGAGAAGCAATACGTGCTGAAAAACAGGCAACAGCTAAG CCAGTTAAGAAGAGAAAAGAGGGAGAAGAAAAACGAATGACACAAGAAGAGATGCTCTTAGAAGCAGCTGAGACAG AGATTATGAACATGAGAAATCTTGAACGTGTACTGgcaagagaggaggaggtgaagaAAAAGGCTGTTGTTCAGAAAGCCGTTTATGGTGGTCCTACTGTTAGATTTTACTCGAGAGATG GGGAATCGCACCTCGAATTCGTTAACGGGGCGTCATTTGGGTCTGAACTCTGTACGACTTCAACTCCTT aTCCTGAGAAATCTGTTTGTGCTATAACAGGACTTCCTGCCAA GTACCGTGATCCAAAGACAGGATTACCTTATGCAACAATGGCAGCATTTAAAACCATCCGTGAGCG TTACCTGAAAGAAGAACCCGATAAAAAGAGGCCAAACATGTCTAATATGGGTGAACTCTTCGAATCAGTAAGCAGCGAAAATTCTACGCCTAAGAAGAGAAGAATCGAGGCAAGATCACCATTATCAGGAGACCTAAGGCACGGCGGGCGCTTCCGACGAAAACCTGCTCTTGATATGATGGACGAGGACTAA
- the LOC100837085 gene encoding serotonin N-acetyltransferase 2, chloroplastic, with amino-acid sequence MLHLAPKLQPRPRGCVFFLGAGKPMACRTNPYSFLPPASSFVPNSGGVQLTVSDAELSARGFTARRTAEGLDVAALNEVFARVGFPRRQEARLRRALAHSEVAWVASAATGRPLAFARAAGDGVFNAVVWDVVVEPSCQGLGLGRAVMERLVAGLRLKGVGNIVLYAEPRVVGFYRPLGFAMDPDGIRGMAYYKSRQQNQTTNTTSE; translated from the coding sequence ATGCTGCACCTAGCGCCGAAGCTGCAGCCTCGCCCACGCGgctgcgtcttcttcctcggcgccggcaagCCCATGGCCTGCAGGACGAACCCATATTCATTCCTCCCTCCCGCGTCGTCCTTCGTCCCCAACTCCGGCGGCGTGCAGCTGACGGTGTCGGACGCGGAGCTCTCGGCCCGTGGCTTCACGGCGCGGCGCACGGCGGAGGGCCTCGACGTGGCGGCCCTGAACGAGGTGTTCGCGCGCGTGGGCTTcccgcggcggcaggaggcgAGGCTCCGGCGGGCCCTGGCCCACAGCGAGGTGGCCTgggtggcgtcggcggcgacgggccgGCCCTTGGCGTTCGCGCGGGCCGCGGGCGACGGCGTGTTCAACGCCGTGGTGTGGGACGTGGTGGTGGAGCCCTCCTGCCAGGGGCTCGGCCTCGGCCGCGCCGTCATGGAgcggctcgtcgccggcctccGCCTGAAGGGCGTCGGCAACATCGTGCTCTACGCCGAGCCAAGGGTGGTTGGCTTCTACCGGCCGCTCGGGTTCGCCATGGATCCTGACGGGATCAGAGGCATGGCCTACTACAAATCCAGGCAGCAGAACCAGACCACGAACACCACATCAGAGTGA
- the LOC100822138 gene encoding vesicle-associated membrane protein 714: MAIVYALVARGTVVLAEFAAVTGNAGAVARRILEKLPSEAEARLCFAQDRYIFHVLRSPADGLTFLCMANDTFGRRIPFIYLEDIQMRFMKNYGRVAHSALAYAMNDEFSRVLHQQMEFFSSNPSADTLNRLRGEVSEIHTVMVDNIEKILDRGDRISLLVDKTSTMQDSSFHFRKQSKRLRRALWMKNAKLLAVLTAVIVLLLYLIIAAFCGGLSLSSCRS; encoded by the exons ATGGCGATCGTGTACGCGCTGGTGGCGCGGGGAACGGTGGTGCTGGCGGAGTTCGCCGCCGTCACGGGCAACGCCGGTGCGGTGGCCCGCCGGATCCTCGAGAAGCTGCCgtcagaggcggaggcgcgcctcTGCTTCGCGCAGGACCGCTACATCTTCCACGTCCTTCGCTCCCCCGCCGACGGCCTCACCTTCCTCTGCATGGCCAACGACACCTTCGGAC GGAGAATTCCCTTCATATACCTGGAGGACATCCAGATGAGGTTCATGAAGAACTACGGTAGGGTTGCACACTCTGCACTGGCCTATGCCATGAACGACGAGTTCTCCAGAGTGCTCCACCAGCAAATGGAGTTCTTCTCCAGTAACCCCAGTGCCGACACGCTCAACCGCCTCCGTGGCGAAGTCAGCGAG ATACACACTGTCATGGTTGACAACATCGAGAAGATTCTGGACAGAGGCGACCGCATCTCTCTTCTTGTGGACAAGACCTCCACCATGCAAGACAGCTCTTTTCACTTCCGCAAGCAATCCAAGAGGCTTCGCAGAGCTCTTTGGATGAAGAATGCCAAGCTTCT aGCTGTGTTGACGGCCGTCATTGTGCTTCTACTTTACTTGATCATTGCTGCTTTCTGTGGAGGCCTCTCCCTTTCATCATGCAGATCATGA
- the LOC100836776 gene encoding casparian strip membrane protein 2 — protein sequence MSSTSEATVIHMDGAAGKTPATAVPPPPPPAPTAPVQQQRKAGGVPFLLRSGAEGFRRCMALLDLLLRVAAMGPTLAAAISTGTSDETLSVFTHYFQFRARFDDFSAFTFFMVANAVAAGYLLMSLPFSAFGVIRPKATSVRLLLLICDTIMVVLVTAAASAAAAIVYVAHEGNRRANWVPICMQFHGFCKRTSGAVVASFLAVLIFILLVFLGACAIRRRHTTTKH from the exons ATGAGCAGCACCAGCGAGGCCACCGTGATCCACATGGATGGCGCCGCCGGCAAGACCCCCGCAACagccgtgccgccgccaccaccaccggcaCCAACCGCACCGGTTCAGCAGCAGCGCAAGGCCGGCGGTGTCCCCTTCCTGCTGCGAAGCGGCGCGGAGGGTTTCCGTCGGTGCATGGCCCTGCTGGACCTGCTGCTGAGGGTGGCGGCCATGGGACcgacgctggcggcggccatcTCGACGGGCACCTCCGACGAGACGCTATCTGTGTTCACCCACTACTTCCAGTTCCGTGCCAGGTTCGACGACTTTTCGGCATTCACCTTCTTCATGGTCGCCaatgccgtcgccgccgggtACCTGCTGATGTCTCTCCCCTTCTCCGCCTTCGGTGTCATCCGGCCCAAGGCCACCAGCGTCAGGCTCCTGCTGCTCATCTGCGATACC ATCATGGTGGTGCttgtgacggcggcggcgtctgctgcggcggcgatcgTGTACGTGGCGCACGAGGGCAACAGGCGCGCCAACTGGGTGCCCATCTGCATGCAGTTCCACGGCTTCTGCAAGCGGACCAGCGGCGCCGTCGTGGCCTCCTTCCTCGCCGTcctcatcttcatcctcctcgtcttcctcggcgcatgcgccatccgccgccgccacaccACCACAAAACACTaa
- the LOC100822455 gene encoding nicalin, with translation MSPSGEVVASVSSALAILLVLLACVELGDAAAAVGVYRLIQYDLAGAPLGSRAATLNHHAAALPLPAGADLSRSALVAPLLDLPLSFLRDYLAEKKHLGGLLILLPTNLSAKNGEENNDDKGQPKRVLAELEKLLVHEEVPYPVYFAFHDDNFDNLLADIRKIASSGQPASASTGGYKLVVPSAEPRKVSSPTISNIQGWLPGLKGEGDAEQLPTIAIVANYDTFGAAPALSVGSDSNGSGAVALLEISRLFSRLYSNPKTRGKFNLLFGLTSGGPYNYNGTSKWLRSFDQRVRESIDYAICLNSVGSWSNDIWMHVSKPPENPYIKQIFEGFSDVSKEMGISVGIKQKKINVSNSRVAWEHEQFSRFRVTALTLSELSTPPEFLESTGGIYDTRESADVESVTKTVRLVSESLARHIYGLKGRNIDVFAENSSLAVNPHYIKSWLDLFSRTPRVAPFLQKNDPFIAALKKELSEHTADVHVQTDVLDGMLTFYDATKSTLNVYQVASVTFDLLFLLVLGSYLIVLFSFLVITTRGLDDLINIFRRPPSRKVKGA, from the exons atgtCTCCCTCCGGCGAGGTGGTCGCCTCCGTCTCCTCCGCGCTCGCCATcctgctcgtcctcctcgcctgCGTCGAGctcggcgacgccgccgccgccgtgggcgTCTACCGCCTCATCCAGTACGACCTCGCCGGCGCGCCGCTCggctcccgcgccgccaccctcaaccaccacgccgccgcgctgccgctccccgcgggcgccgaccTCTCCCGCTCCGCGCTCGTCGCGCCGCTGCTCGACCTCCCGCTCTCCTTCCTCCgtg ATTACTTGGCAGAAAAGAAACATCTTGGAGGCTTGCTCATTCTGCTACCGACAAACCTCAGCGCCAAGAATGGTGAGGAGAACAATGACGACAAGGGGCAACCCAAGCGTGTGCTGGCCGAACTAGAAAAATTGCTCGTGCATGAAGAAGTGCCA TATCCGGTGTACTTCGCTTTCCATGACGACAATTTTGATAACCTATTGGCAGATATCCGTAAAATTGCCTCTTCAGGTCAGCCAGCATCTGCATCGACAGGAGG ATACAAGCTTGTAGTGCCTTCGGCGGAACCTAGAAAGGTGTCATCTCCAACCATTTCAAATATCCAG GGATGGTTGCCTGGTTTGAAAGGAGAGGGTGATGCTGAACAGCTTCCAACCATTGCCATAGTTGCAAACTATGACACTTTTGGTGCCGCACCT GCACTGTCCGTGGGAAGCGACAGCAATGGAAGTGGAGCTGTGGCTCTTCTAGAAATTTCACGACTTTTTTCACGCCTCTATTCAAATCCTAAGACCAGAGGCAAGTTTAATCTCCTCTTTGGCTTAACATCTGGTGGACCGTACAATTACAATGGAACTAGCAAG TGGCTTAGAAGTTTTGATCAGCGTGTACGCGAGAGTATTGACTATGCAATTTGCTTGAATAGTGTTGGTTCCTGGAGCAATGATATTTGGATGCATGTATCAAAGCCTCCAGAGAATCCCTACATCAAGCAAATCTTTGAA GGTTTTTCAGATGTCTCAAAGGAAATGGGCATTTCAGTTGGCATCAAGCAGAAGAAGATTAATGTGTCAAATTCTAGA GTAGCATGGGAACACGAGCAATTTTCGAGGTTTAGGGTGACTGCGCTAACTCTTTCAGAATTGTCTACCCCTCCTGAATTTTTAGAAAGCACTGGTGGTATCTATGACACAAG AGAATCAGCAGATGTTGAGTCAGTAACAAAAACAGTCAGATTAGTGTCTGAGAGTCTTGCG AGGCACATCTATGGGTTGAAAGGAAGGAACATCGATGTTTTTGCCGAGAACAGCAGCTTAGCCGTCAACCCTCACTACATCAAGTCCTGGTTGGATCTTTTTTCACGGACACCACGGGTTGCACCTTTTCTTCAGAAGAATGATCCCTTTATCGCTGCACTTAAAAAG GAACTCTCCGAGCACACTGCTGACGTGCATGTTCAAACTGATGTCCTTGATGGCATGCTCACTTTCTATGATGCTACAAAATCAACTTTAAATGTATATCAG GTTGCGAGTGTTACATTCGATCTGTTGTTCCTTCTGGTGCTTGGTTCCTACCTAATTGTTCTCTTCAGTTTCCTAGTGATCACTACACGG GGTCTCGATGATCTCATTAACATATTCCGGCGACCTCCGTCACGCAAGGTCAAGGGAGCTTAG